One Deltaproteobacteria bacterium genomic region harbors:
- a CDS encoding response regulator, with the protein MAARILVVDDHIELATLLGTALEGRGHVIELAHSGEEALQAVRVQRPDAAVVDLLLPDMLGTDVIDALVASEPPIPVIAISGVFRGPSGSHAAVEEHGAHLFLEKPFSTKALLDGIADLVGATAEVPVEIAEEDAAEEALIELELSEAIEIDEEELQPTNPPSPPVAYEAPLTYEAPLPEPGPAPERRSAGKLARMGFVEDLAGEADPGPAPDRSARARLPRPPPEPATPTRPAARSGDLALTRVPRLIAAQTLARTTGSLVLRRGKATKAIYFQNGEPVYAASNLARDRLLSFAVRRGKLAREDAEAAMEIARETQKKTGQILLEMDVLDRDELTALVKDQLRSLLWSTFDWREGSYQQRPEKGTRSNVGMGLPLGRLVLQGIAETLSLEALQDWLPETTVLGPGTAPTVPLEELDLDSGTAHLLVAADGTKTVRDLLALAAPLPEREVLAFLAGLEALGILVTRDQMLTSLSRVGFLI; encoded by the coding sequence ATGGCCGCGCGGATCCTCGTCGTGGACGACCACATCGAGCTCGCCACGCTCCTGGGCACAGCGCTCGAGGGACGGGGGCACGTGATCGAGCTGGCCCACAGCGGAGAGGAGGCCCTCCAGGCCGTCCGCGTGCAGCGGCCCGACGCCGCGGTCGTCGACCTGCTCCTGCCGGACATGCTGGGCACCGACGTGATCGACGCCCTGGTGGCCTCCGAGCCGCCGATCCCCGTCATCGCGATCTCGGGCGTCTTCCGGGGACCCTCCGGCAGCCACGCCGCGGTCGAGGAGCACGGGGCGCACCTCTTCCTCGAGAAGCCCTTCAGCACCAAGGCCCTCCTGGACGGGATCGCGGACCTGGTCGGCGCGACCGCCGAGGTGCCGGTGGAGATCGCCGAGGAGGACGCGGCCGAGGAGGCGCTGATCGAGCTGGAGCTCTCCGAGGCCATCGAGATCGACGAGGAGGAGCTGCAGCCGACCAACCCGCCCTCCCCTCCGGTGGCCTACGAGGCGCCCCTGACCTACGAGGCGCCGCTCCCCGAGCCCGGTCCGGCGCCCGAGCGCCGCAGCGCGGGGAAGCTGGCCCGGATGGGCTTCGTCGAGGATCTGGCGGGCGAGGCCGACCCCGGCCCCGCGCCGGATCGTTCGGCGAGGGCGCGGCTCCCCCGCCCCCCCCCGGAGCCGGCCACTCCGACCCGGCCCGCGGCGCGCTCCGGCGACCTCGCCCTCACCCGGGTCCCCCGCCTCATCGCCGCGCAGACCCTCGCCCGCACGACCGGCAGCCTGGTCCTGCGGCGCGGCAAGGCCACGAAGGCCATCTACTTCCAGAACGGTGAGCCGGTCTACGCGGCCTCCAACCTCGCCCGGGACCGCCTGCTCTCCTTCGCCGTGCGGCGCGGCAAGCTCGCCCGGGAGGACGCCGAGGCGGCCATGGAGATCGCCCGGGAGACCCAGAAGAAGACCGGCCAGATCCTCCTGGAGATGGACGTCCTCGATCGGGACGAGCTCACCGCGCTGGTGAAGGACCAGCTCCGGAGCCTCCTCTGGAGCACCTTCGACTGGCGGGAGGGCAGCTACCAGCAGCGCCCCGAGAAGGGCACCCGCTCGAACGTCGGCATGGGTCTGCCCCTCGGGAGGCTCGTCCTCCAGGGCATCGCCGAGACCCTCTCCCTCGAGGCCCTCCAGGACTGGCTCCCCGAGACCACCGTGCTGGGCCCGGGCACCGCCCCGACCGTCCCCCTCGAGGAGCTCGACCTCGACTCCGGCACCGCCCACCTCCTGGTGGCCGCCGATGGCACCAAGACCGTGCGCGACCTGCTGGCCCTCGCCGCTCCGCTGCCCGAGCGCGAGGTCCTCGCCTTCCTCGCCGGCCTCGAGGCGCTGGGCATCCTCGTGACCCGCGATCAGATGCTCACGAGCCTCTCGCGGGTCGGCTTCCTGATCTGA
- the typA gene encoding translational GTPase TypA encodes MSEISRAGAGRLRNVGIVAHVDHGKTTLVDHLLRQSGALARKEAIDRVMDSMDQERERGITILAKAAALEWEGHRITLVDTPGHADFGGEVERALNLVDGVLLLVDAAEGPLPQTRFVLQKSLKKNLPVVLVINKVDRQDARPEEVLDEVYALFIDLDAADSEIEFPVIYAIARDGKAARSLEELKTATDLKALYETLIETLPPPEVGSEDDPPQLLVSNLDHDDYLGRLAIGRLHAGRLRTNQRVTVCQDEGQTINGTIATLGVYSGMARRTVEQVSAGEIVLVSGIEEVTVGDTICEAEKVRALPRLTVDPPTLSMVFRVNDGPYAGKDGRYLTNRHLQARLEKEDRRNVAIQIEKLPEMEGFKVSGRGELQLAVLVESMRREGYELTVSAPTPVLHKENGQILEPYEILFFDLPTQAVGGISTILGERKGRMLAMEDAGSGRTKMEWRIPTRALVGLGPRFLTETKGEGIFHTIFDTWDEWAGPLVRRSSGALVSDRQGVSVPYGLFSLEDRGVFFIGSGVPVYDGMVVGEHNRNNDLNVNVCRTKKLTNIRAAGKDDAVLLTPPRQMSLERALEWIRDDELVEVTPKVIRIRKRALDAVTRHREVRDRKREAGELDR; translated from the coding sequence GTGAGCGAGATTTCGCGTGCAGGCGCCGGGCGTCTGCGCAACGTGGGGATCGTTGCGCACGTCGACCACGGCAAGACGACCCTCGTGGACCACCTCCTCCGGCAGAGCGGCGCGCTCGCCCGGAAGGAGGCCATCGACCGGGTCATGGACTCCATGGATCAGGAGCGGGAGCGGGGCATCACCATCCTCGCCAAGGCCGCCGCCCTCGAGTGGGAGGGTCACCGGATCACCCTGGTCGACACCCCCGGGCACGCCGACTTCGGCGGCGAGGTCGAGCGGGCGCTGAACCTCGTGGACGGGGTGCTCCTCCTGGTGGACGCGGCCGAGGGGCCGCTGCCCCAGACCCGCTTCGTGCTCCAGAAGAGCCTGAAGAAGAACCTCCCGGTGGTGCTGGTGATCAACAAGGTCGATCGCCAGGACGCCCGCCCGGAGGAGGTCCTCGACGAGGTCTACGCCCTCTTCATCGATCTCGACGCCGCCGACAGCGAGATCGAGTTCCCGGTGATCTACGCCATCGCCCGGGACGGGAAGGCGGCCCGCAGCCTGGAGGAGCTGAAGACCGCGACGGATCTGAAGGCCCTCTACGAGACCCTGATCGAGACCCTCCCGCCTCCGGAGGTCGGCTCGGAGGACGACCCGCCTCAGCTGCTGGTCAGCAACCTCGACCATGACGACTACCTCGGACGGCTGGCCATCGGCCGCCTGCACGCCGGGCGCCTGCGCACCAACCAGCGGGTGACCGTCTGCCAGGACGAGGGCCAGACCATCAACGGGACCATCGCCACCCTCGGGGTCTACTCCGGGATGGCCCGGCGGACCGTGGAGCAGGTCTCGGCCGGCGAGATCGTCCTGGTCTCGGGGATCGAGGAGGTGACCGTCGGGGACACCATCTGCGAGGCCGAGAAGGTCCGGGCCCTGCCGCGCCTGACGGTCGATCCGCCGACCCTCTCGATGGTCTTCCGGGTCAACGACGGCCCCTACGCCGGCAAGGACGGACGCTACCTGACCAACCGCCACCTCCAGGCCCGCCTCGAGAAGGAGGACCGGCGCAACGTCGCCATCCAGATCGAGAAGCTCCCCGAGATGGAGGGCTTCAAGGTCTCGGGGCGGGGCGAGCTGCAGCTGGCGGTGCTGGTGGAGAGCATGCGGCGGGAGGGCTACGAGCTGACCGTCAGCGCCCCCACGCCGGTGCTGCACAAGGAGAACGGCCAGATCCTCGAGCCCTACGAGATCCTCTTCTTCGACCTGCCCACCCAGGCGGTGGGCGGCATCTCCACCATCCTGGGGGAGCGAAAGGGGAGGATGCTGGCCATGGAGGACGCCGGCTCGGGCCGCACCAAGATGGAGTGGCGGATCCCGACCCGCGCGCTGGTGGGGCTGGGGCCCCGCTTCCTCACCGAGACCAAGGGGGAGGGGATCTTCCACACGATCTTCGACACCTGGGACGAGTGGGCCGGGCCGCTGGTGCGCCGCTCGAGTGGCGCGCTGGTCTCCGACCGGCAGGGCGTCTCGGTGCCCTACGGGCTCTTCTCCCTCGAGGATCGGGGCGTCTTCTTCATCGGTTCGGGCGTGCCGGTCTACGACGGAATGGTCGTCGGCGAGCACAACCGCAACAACGACCTGAACGTGAACGTCTGCCGGACCAAGAAGCTCACCAACATCCGGGCCGCCGGCAAGGACGACGCCGTGCTGCTCACGCCGCCCCGGCAGATGAGCCTCGAGCGGGCCCTGGAGTGGATCCGGGACGACGAGCTGGTCGAGGTCACCCCGAAGGTGATCCGGATCCGCAAGCGCGCGCTGGACGCCGTCACCCGGCACCGCGAGGTCCGCGACCGCAAGCGCGAGGCCGGCGAGCTGGACCGCTAG
- the cglE gene encoding adventurous gliding motility protein CglE, with amino-acid sequence MGATLSKKWASRAMLAGLFLALSAPALAQEGGAPPTDDEAKRQIAVPPLGVPIEPHRGLYTDFSVGTYFAFGPGGVSDGQPFLGLGVGYDLTDRLTLGLRLGMGSVAGACLADVCGNQVNNPGMVTEGADSFSLTTADVFFGYSHPMTQQWFVGGKLLGGIAAVGPVPEHQRGVVPNRLALGFGGGLLATTELHTYLNHFVIGADLGARFRSAGGANIIGLEIAARFKYVF; translated from the coding sequence ATGGGTGCGACCCTTTCGAAGAAGTGGGCCTCGCGGGCCATGCTCGCGGGCCTGTTCCTGGCCCTCTCGGCTCCGGCCCTCGCCCAGGAGGGCGGCGCGCCGCCCACCGACGACGAGGCCAAGCGGCAGATCGCCGTGCCCCCCCTGGGCGTGCCGATCGAGCCGCACCGTGGGCTCTACACCGACTTCAGCGTCGGCACCTACTTCGCCTTCGGGCCGGGTGGGGTCTCCGACGGTCAGCCCTTCCTCGGGCTGGGGGTGGGCTACGACCTCACCGACCGCCTGACCCTCGGGCTGCGCCTGGGGATGGGATCGGTCGCCGGCGCCTGCCTGGCCGACGTCTGCGGCAACCAGGTCAACAACCCCGGGATGGTGACCGAGGGCGCCGACTCGTTCTCGCTGACCACCGCCGACGTCTTCTTCGGCTACAGCCACCCCATGACCCAGCAGTGGTTCGTGGGCGGCAAGCTCCTCGGCGGGATCGCCGCCGTGGGCCCGGTGCCCGAGCACCAGCGGGGGGTGGTTCCCAACCGGCTCGCCCTCGGCTTCGGCGGCGGGCTGCTGGCGACGACCGAGCTTCATACCTACCTGAACCACTTCGTCATCGGAGCGGATCTGGGGGCACGCTTCCGCTCCGCGGGCGGGGCGAACATCATCGGACTCGAGATCGCGGCTCGCTTCAAGTACGTCTTCTGA